The following proteins are encoded in a genomic region of Mahella australiensis 50-1 BON:
- a CDS encoding ABC transporter substrate-binding protein → MRRTRKVSVFVALLLVLSLLLVACGNPAETPPAGGEQSSTDTNEPSGSTSTDQEAQGDATIITINAIFDPPPAINGNPWAPPGLNNLGDLVYDRLFDCVPDVKAGKTEFIPMLGESFEEEGNKLIIHLRQGIKWSDGTPFTSKDVLSTYYLGFMAGWPMWKYVDTIETPDDYTVIINWRNTGSVMAPMAFANLIQGPYHIYGKWADQLAPLTEKRDAQGNVDQATNDAIAAIREDLYKFKPAVTEIVGNGPYIISNLTASEAILKKNPNSWSASNLKIEQVKALRDTTTEAFVSNIMSGAYDLDVGGVAPDVLKQLQEKSNCRKNILK, encoded by the coding sequence ATGCGAAGAACGAGGAAGGTTTCAGTTTTTGTGGCATTGTTGCTGGTGTTGTCACTGCTGCTGGTGGCCTGTGGCAATCCTGCTGAGACACCGCCGGCAGGTGGGGAGCAGAGCTCTACTGATACAAATGAGCCGAGTGGAAGTACTTCGACAGATCAAGAGGCACAGGGTGACGCAACAATAATTACTATCAATGCTATATTTGATCCGCCTCCGGCAATAAATGGGAACCCTTGGGCACCACCAGGGTTAAACAATTTAGGAGACCTAGTATATGATCGATTGTTTGATTGTGTTCCTGATGTAAAGGCAGGTAAAACAGAATTTATTCCTATGCTTGGAGAGTCATTCGAGGAAGAGGGTAATAAACTCATAATACATTTGAGACAAGGCATAAAGTGGAGTGACGGAACACCGTTTACTAGTAAAGATGTTTTATCCACTTATTATTTGGGTTTCATGGCTGGTTGGCCTATGTGGAAATACGTTGATACCATCGAAACCCCGGATGATTATACGGTAATTATAAATTGGAGAAACACCGGTTCGGTAATGGCTCCGATGGCTTTTGCTAATCTTATACAAGGTCCTTATCATATATATGGCAAATGGGCTGATCAGTTAGCTCCGTTGACGGAAAAAAGAGATGCACAAGGTAACGTTGATCAGGCAACAAACGATGCAATAGCCGCGATAAGAGAAGACCTGTATAAGTTTAAACCGGCAGTAACGGAAATAGTAGGTAACGGTCCTTACATTATATCTAATTTAACAGCATCTGAAGCTATATTAAAGAAAAATCCTAATAGTTGGTCTGCCAGTAATTTAAAAATAGAGCAGGTAAAAGCACTTAGAGATACGACTACTGAGGCATTTGTTTCTAATATTATGAGTGGAGCATATGATCTCGATGTAGGTGGTGTTGCTCCTGATGTTCTAAAGCAACTGCAGGAAAAAAGCA
- a CDS encoding small, acid-soluble spore protein, alpha/beta type, whose translation MARKNHSLMSDELKMELAKELGVYETVRNEGWGGVSSRNCGNLVSKAIEYAEKNLQNSTK comes from the coding sequence ATGGCTAGAAAGAATCACAGCTTAATGTCTGATGAGCTTAAAATGGAATTGGCCAAGGAACTCGGCGTATATGAGACGGTACGAAATGAGGGTTGGGGCGGCGTGAGCTCCAGGAACTGCGGTAATTTGGTATCAAAGGCTATCGAATATGCCGAAAAGAATCTGCAGAATTCCACAAAGTAA
- the sleB gene encoding spore cortex-lytic enzyme has translation MKKRYAILSLAVLITIVSTTAICFEMPKFAEAQTGNLYYGAKGDKVAEVQRKLKQWGYYDGPVDASYGPKTFAAVQQFQRKNGLKVDGVVGPATAAAMGVTLNTGKPSTAYTPSRGGSNRNDVLLLARLIHGEARGEPYIGKVAVGAVVLNRVESPKFPNTIAGVIYQPGAFTAVADGQMWLDPDQESINAAVDALNGWDPSGGAIYYYNPAKTTSGWIWSRPVITVIGKHRFAR, from the coding sequence TTGAAAAAACGATATGCCATTTTAAGCCTAGCAGTGCTTATAACCATTGTAAGCACAACGGCTATATGCTTTGAGATGCCGAAATTTGCGGAGGCGCAAACCGGTAATCTATACTATGGTGCTAAAGGCGATAAGGTAGCCGAAGTCCAACGTAAGCTGAAACAATGGGGATACTATGATGGGCCTGTAGATGCTTCCTATGGGCCGAAGACATTTGCAGCGGTGCAACAATTTCAAAGAAAAAACGGCCTAAAAGTCGATGGTGTGGTTGGTCCGGCTACAGCGGCAGCTATGGGTGTGACCCTTAATACCGGTAAGCCATCTACAGCCTATACACCTTCACGCGGCGGTTCAAACCGCAATGACGTATTATTGCTGGCAAGGCTCATACACGGCGAGGCCCGAGGAGAACCCTATATAGGTAAAGTAGCGGTAGGCGCTGTGGTATTGAATCGTGTGGAAAGCCCAAAATTTCCCAATACCATTGCCGGTGTTATATATCAACCGGGGGCTTTTACTGCAGTGGCCGACGGTCAGATGTGGCTGGATCCGGATCAAGAGTCGATAAACGCCGCAGTGGATGCCCTAAATGGATGGGATCCATCAGGCGGAGCTATCTATTACTATAATCCCGCCAAGACCACCAGCGGATGGATATGGAGCCGGCCGGTTATAACGGTGATAGGCAAGCACAGGTTTGCCAGATAG
- the ypeB gene encoding germination protein YpeB, whose product MKRRHWILPMVLATSLVVVGLWGYDQYRQKQQYNIYMENLYEKSFYNLVSYTQSIEGNMSKLMATATPAQYSLILTDIWRQAESAGDSLGQLPISHIALDNTAKFLNQIGDFSYYLARNATKGKTISGEEWRKLEELHNYSADMKSQLLALEQDVSANHISWSEIMQKGGRTLNNQKAPTVDSHFQDIEKTMMDYPTLIYDGPFSESVERRKPLGLIGNSVSYEQAQKIAENFIGKDVVASIRKIGEDKGAIPTWNMEITPKNTSRPHIFINISKKGGRIIWMTSSATAPKQNMTIQQAMDKAGTFLREKGYKNMAATYAQHYNGIAIINFAYKQDDVIVYPDLIKVKVSMDDGNIVGFESTGYLMSHIQRKLPEPTLTEKEAREFVSDRLSIKSARLAVIPTPAKNEVLTYEFKAEFAGEQYLVYINALNGNEENILKILTTDNGILTI is encoded by the coding sequence ATGAAGCGAAGGCATTGGATACTACCCATGGTTCTTGCGACATCATTGGTGGTAGTAGGCTTGTGGGGATATGACCAGTATCGCCAAAAGCAGCAATATAACATATATATGGAAAACCTTTACGAAAAGTCTTTCTATAATCTCGTTTCTTATACGCAAAGCATAGAGGGGAATATGTCGAAACTAATGGCTACCGCTACGCCTGCCCAATATTCGCTTATACTTACCGATATATGGAGACAGGCTGAAAGCGCGGGTGATTCATTGGGGCAATTGCCTATATCCCATATAGCGCTGGATAATACGGCTAAATTTCTCAATCAAATAGGCGATTTTTCATATTATCTGGCTCGCAACGCCACCAAAGGCAAGACCATAAGCGGAGAAGAATGGCGTAAACTCGAGGAACTGCATAACTATAGCGCCGACATGAAATCCCAACTTCTAGCTCTTGAACAGGATGTAAGCGCCAATCATATATCGTGGAGCGAGATAATGCAAAAAGGCGGTCGCACATTAAATAATCAGAAGGCACCTACAGTGGATAGTCATTTCCAAGATATAGAAAAAACCATGATGGATTATCCGACTCTCATATATGACGGACCATTTTCAGAAAGCGTGGAGCGACGCAAGCCTTTAGGATTGATAGGAAATAGTGTATCATATGAACAGGCTCAAAAGATAGCTGAGAACTTTATAGGAAAAGACGTTGTAGCATCTATAAGAAAGATAGGTGAGGATAAAGGCGCTATACCTACATGGAATATGGAAATAACGCCCAAGAATACCTCTCGGCCGCACATTTTTATAAATATAAGCAAAAAGGGCGGCCGAATAATATGGATGACCAGTTCTGCCACAGCGCCAAAGCAAAATATGACCATACAACAGGCCATGGACAAAGCCGGTACTTTTTTAAGAGAAAAAGGATATAAGAATATGGCAGCTACCTACGCACAGCATTATAATGGCATAGCCATAATAAACTTTGCCTATAAACAGGATGATGTAATAGTATATCCCGACCTTATAAAGGTGAAGGTTTCAATGGACGATGGCAATATAGTAGGTTTTGAATCTACAGGATATCTTATGTCGCATATACAGCGTAAGCTGCCTGAACCGACACTTACGGAGAAAGAAGCCCGCGAATTCGTCAGCGACAGGCTGAGTATAAAATCAGCCCGCTTGGCTGTTATACCTACTCCAGCCAAAAACGAAGTGCTGACTTATGAATTTAAAGCCGAATTTGCGGGTGAACAATACCTTGTGTATATAAATGCCTTAAATGGAAATGAAGAAAATATACTGAAAATATTGACTACTGATAATGGTATATTGACTATTTAG
- a CDS encoding helix-turn-helix domain-containing protein, with translation MPKKSVFVRFLISYVLILSIPLGIGSIAYMKAGQIVEQESTRYNMAMLQQVRQVVDAQLMDMKQFALEITYNPNIQAMLEGTGDDVKQRQLVVKTLSDLFRYKSMNQFIDDVYIYFKNDDTIISPAGQWHPSFFYDNMYHYDDISYDQWYGYLKRQDGFNGYLPLQSMQAGKWPENVITYIQPLMWRSKVYAGNLIILINERKIYDLLKNIELANHGLIYVVDGQNNMIASTKNNYDNLTAPLTVPDAPGFNNMFGREGTVTANYDNEDVVASYATSYVTDWKYVSIVPTSIFMDKVEYIRTFTLWTMAVCLVIGLVLAYFLASKNYNPIKELIAMLSSKSNTVGEPTYKNEYDFIKEAITSTVDESQRIKDTLSSQRPMLRTNLLFRLIHGHVDSQGKDNIDRSLELFDIQLISDKFAVMVMDIDDRSGFIKADSEYEWALVRFVTTNVMEELGNRVGRAYMVELNKDQLALLINFDDSNTAGVANIMMNIAQEAKIFLEREFNFFLTIGIGDVHEGIPSIETSYREAVTALNYKIIKGSHTIIYYGDIQQKEQNYYYPLNIELQLINYIKAGEFEKAEGILNDILHENFIERSLPYRLIQCLFFDIMSTAIKTLNEIKVDYADIFGPVFNPVEQILECQTVEQMHDTIKNIYERICSYIIDNRKSHNVELCKRIIAYIEEHYNDVNLGVATIAEYFKLNPSYLSYFFKEQTDQNMTDYINAVRLKKAKELLNDENLSINEIAKKIGYGTSARFIRVFKKGEGITPGEYRNGVAF, from the coding sequence ATGCCTAAAAAAAGCGTTTTTGTAAGATTCTTAATTTCGTATGTGCTTATATTATCTATTCCTTTAGGTATAGGGAGTATAGCATATATGAAAGCCGGCCAAATAGTGGAGCAGGAATCCACGCGCTATAATATGGCTATGTTACAGCAAGTGCGCCAAGTTGTAGACGCGCAGCTTATGGATATGAAACAGTTTGCTTTGGAGATAACATATAATCCCAATATACAAGCTATGCTGGAAGGTACGGGAGATGATGTAAAGCAACGCCAGCTTGTTGTAAAAACCCTAAGCGATTTATTCAGGTATAAAAGCATGAACCAATTTATAGACGATGTATATATATACTTTAAAAACGATGATACTATTATAAGCCCCGCAGGGCAATGGCATCCATCGTTTTTTTATGATAATATGTATCATTACGATGATATAAGCTATGATCAGTGGTATGGCTATCTAAAAAGACAGGATGGCTTTAATGGTTATCTGCCGCTTCAGTCTATGCAGGCAGGCAAATGGCCGGAGAATGTTATAACCTATATACAACCGCTCATGTGGCGTTCCAAGGTATATGCAGGCAATCTGATTATACTCATAAATGAACGCAAAATATACGATTTATTGAAAAATATAGAGTTGGCTAATCATGGCCTCATATATGTAGTAGATGGACAAAATAATATGATAGCGAGTACAAAGAATAATTATGATAATCTCACAGCTCCATTAACTGTACCTGATGCACCGGGATTCAATAATATGTTTGGCAGAGAAGGCACTGTTACAGCCAATTATGATAACGAAGATGTAGTGGCTTCTTATGCTACATCGTACGTAACTGATTGGAAATATGTTTCGATTGTGCCGACAAGCATCTTCATGGATAAAGTGGAGTATATACGTACATTTACATTATGGACTATGGCTGTATGCCTGGTTATTGGATTGGTATTGGCTTATTTCCTCGCGTCAAAAAATTACAATCCCATAAAAGAGTTGATCGCAATGTTGTCCAGCAAATCAAATACTGTGGGAGAGCCGACGTATAAGAACGAATATGATTTTATAAAAGAAGCTATAACGTCTACCGTGGACGAAAGTCAAAGGATTAAAGACACATTATCCAGTCAACGCCCTATGCTAAGGACCAATCTATTATTCAGGCTTATACACGGTCATGTCGACAGTCAGGGCAAAGATAATATAGATAGGTCATTGGAGCTTTTTGATATCCAATTGATATCCGACAAATTTGCGGTCATGGTGATGGATATAGATGATCGCAGCGGCTTCATAAAGGCTGACTCAGAATATGAATGGGCGCTGGTGCGATTTGTCACCACAAATGTTATGGAGGAATTAGGCAACCGAGTGGGTAGGGCTTATATGGTGGAGCTCAATAAGGATCAATTGGCTTTACTGATTAACTTCGATGATTCCAATACTGCCGGAGTTGCAAATATTATGATGAATATAGCTCAGGAAGCAAAGATATTTTTGGAGAGAGAGTTTAATTTTTTCTTGACGATAGGAATCGGCGATGTGCATGAAGGCATACCGTCTATAGAAACGTCTTATAGAGAAGCAGTTACAGCGTTAAATTATAAGATAATAAAAGGTAGTCATACCATAATATATTATGGAGATATACAACAAAAGGAACAGAATTATTATTACCCACTGAACATAGAGCTCCAACTCATCAATTATATAAAGGCAGGAGAATTTGAAAAGGCGGAGGGCATATTGAATGATATATTGCATGAAAATTTCATTGAAAGAAGTCTCCCATACCGCCTTATACAATGTCTTTTCTTTGATATAATGAGCACAGCTATAAAGACGCTCAATGAGATAAAAGTAGACTATGCAGATATATTCGGGCCTGTTTTCAATCCTGTAGAGCAAATTCTGGAGTGCCAGACGGTGGAACAGATGCATGATACAATAAAAAATATATATGAACGTATATGCAGCTATATAATAGACAATCGAAAAAGCCATAATGTAGAATTGTGTAAGAGGATTATAGCGTATATAGAGGAGCATTATAATGATGTAAATCTTGGTGTGGCTACGATAGCTGAATATTTTAAGCTTAATCCATCTTATTTATCTTATTTTTTCAAAGAACAGACTGATCAAAATATGACCGATTATATAAATGCTGTGCGGCTAAAAAAGGCCAAAGAACTTTTAAACGATGAGAACCTATCCATAAATGAGATAGCGAAAAAAATAGGCTATGGCACATCAGCGCGTTTTATCCGCGTATTCAAAAAGGGCGAAGGCATAACGCCAGGTGAATACAGAAATGGCGTGGCTTTCTAA